The Pseudomonas eucalypticola genome has a window encoding:
- a CDS encoding cupin domain-containing protein translates to MNKMYCQTALLTASLLIAIPSFAAEPSLSAQAMQKNKTVVMETEYPAGHVTRIVKTVVPADAQAPLHEHPGIESGYILSGGGTLYVQGQPDRELKPGEAALVPPYTPHWFKNGHQETVILSTYVLESGKDPMTLLKP, encoded by the coding sequence ATGAATAAGATGTATTGTCAGACTGCCCTGCTAACCGCAAGCCTGTTGATCGCCATACCTAGCTTCGCCGCCGAGCCGTCGCTGTCTGCACAAGCCATGCAAAAGAACAAAACGGTAGTGATGGAAACCGAATACCCAGCTGGCCATGTGACCCGCATCGTGAAAACGGTCGTGCCAGCAGATGCCCAAGCACCGCTTCACGAACACCCTGGCATCGAGTCGGGTTATATCCTCAGCGGTGGTGGCACGCTGTACGTTCAAGGCCAGCCTGACCGTGAACTTAAGCCCGGGGAAGCTGCGCTGGTGCCTCCATACACTCCGCATTGGTTCAAAAACGGGCATCAGGAAACAGTGATCCTCTCCACGTACGTATTGGAAAGCGGAAAGGACCCGATGACTCTTCTGAAGCCCTAA